The sequence CTTGCCTGTAGGCCATCGGCGAGCCCGCCGGTGGTGGTCAGCCGCACCGGTGCCCCCTGCTCTCTTGCCCTGTAAAGCTTGGGCGCGCTCACAGGTTCGACACCGACGACTCTGGCGCGCGGCGCGAGCAGCTTGATCGCCGTCGCTACACCGGCACTCAATCCGCCCCCGCCGACAGGCACCAGCACCGTCTCGACGTCCGGCATGTCCTCCACTATCTCGAGTCCAACCGTTCCCTGGCCCGCGATGATCGTCGGGTCATCATAAGGGTGCACCAGAGTCATGCCCTCGGCGTCGCAGATTTCCCTTGCCTTGTCAGCGCGCTCCTGGGTAGTGGTACCCTCGAGAACAATGCGCGCACCCAGACGCTCGGCACCCAGCCGCTTGGCGAGAGTTACGTTCGTGGGCATCACTACTGTGGCCGGAACTCCAAATATCTTTGCGGCCATGGCCACGCCCTGACCGTGATTTCCCGACGACGGCGCAACAACTCCGCGTGCACGAACGCTCTGCGGCAGGGAGTTGAGAAAGCAGTACGCCCCGCGAAACTTGAAAGCCCCTCCACGCTGAAGGCCTTCCGGCTTGTACCAGACAGGCGCGCAAACCTGTTCGCCGAGTACGTCGTCTCGGAGCAGTGGAGTGCGGATAGCGACACCTGCCAGCACGCGTGCGGCTGCGCGCAGATCGGCAAGTGAAACGAGAATCGGGTCGGCGGAGGGGGTGACATTCATGCCGCCAAAACTGCGCTCTCCCGCACTGTCGTGCCACTCTCACCGCGGAGAACGCGAGTGCCCGGCCGCTCGAGTGTGATGTCTGCATGCCAA is a genomic window of Gemmatimonadaceae bacterium containing:
- a CDS encoding threonine/serine dehydratase, whose protein sequence is MNVTPSADPILVSLADLRAAARVLAGVAIRTPLLRDDVLGEQVCAPVWYKPEGLQRGGAFKFRGAYCFLNSLPQSVRARGVVAPSSGNHGQGVAMAAKIFGVPATVVMPTNVTLAKRLGAERLGARIVLEGTTTQERADKAREICDAEGMTLVHPYDDPTIIAGQGTVGLEIVEDMPDVETVLVPVGGGGLSAGVATAIKLLAPRARVVGVEPVSAPKLYRAREQGAPVRLTTTGGLADGLQASEIGGRPFSHHQAYIDDVVLVDDGPLPSAMRHLLDRMKIVVEPSGAITVAAIMTGVVKPTGNTVAVLSGGNVEWAGMAKLFAAC